A single Dictyoglomus sp. DNA region contains:
- a CDS encoding transcriptional repressor: MYRETKQRKVIEEIVKNTKEHPDALWVFQKAQEKASKISLGTVYRALELLVREGKINKFYDANAVARFDGDPSPHHHLICKNCGKIIDWYEEDLNKKIEEIGKSNNFKELSYKVFIYGTCPDCQRK; this comes from the coding sequence ATGTATAGAGAGACGAAACAAAGAAAAGTCATTGAAGAGATTGTTAAGAATACTAAAGAACATCCTGATGCCTTATGGGTATTCCAAAAGGCACAGGAGAAAGCCTCAAAAATAAGTCTAGGTACAGTATATAGAGCTTTAGAATTATTAGTAAGAGAAGGAAAAATAAATAAGTTCTATGATGCTAATGCAGTAGCAAGATTTGATGGAGATCCTTCACCTCATCATCACTTGATCTGCAAGAATTGTGGAAAAATAATAGACTGGTATGAAGAAGACCTTAATAAGAAGATTGAAGAAATAGGAAAAAGTAATAACTTTAAAGAATTATCTTATAAAGTATTCATATATGGAACCTGTCCAGATTGTCAAAGGAAATAA
- a CDS encoding sulfide/dihydroorotate dehydrogenase-like FAD/NAD-binding protein, with translation MYKILKKEELAPGVKLIEVHAPLIAQKAKPGQFVILRVNEKGERIPLTIADINLNLESIIIVFQEIGKTTKLLGKLREGEKILDLVGPLGTPSEIENFGTVIGVGGGVGIAALYPILKALKEKENYIISILGARSKNYLIFKDKIEEISDEIYLATDDGSLGHKGFVSDVLKSILDSGKKVDRIWAIGPTIMMKVISELTKPYGIKTIVSLNPIMIDGTGMCGGCRVNIGNKTMFTCVDGPEFDGHLVNFDELLLRLKTYKEEEQTALKLLEEGEGSKVVSK, from the coding sequence TTGTATAAAATATTAAAAAAAGAGGAACTTGCTCCAGGAGTAAAACTTATTGAAGTACATGCTCCTTTAATTGCTCAAAAAGCAAAACCTGGTCAATTTGTAATTTTGAGAGTTAATGAGAAAGGAGAAAGAATTCCTCTAACTATTGCTGATATAAATTTAAACCTAGAATCAATAATTATTGTATTCCAAGAGATAGGAAAAACAACAAAATTATTGGGCAAACTAAGAGAGGGAGAAAAAATATTAGATTTAGTTGGGCCTCTTGGAACTCCTTCAGAAATAGAAAATTTTGGTACTGTTATAGGGGTTGGTGGTGGTGTTGGAATTGCGGCGTTATATCCCATATTGAAAGCTCTAAAAGAAAAAGAGAATTACATCATAAGTATTCTCGGGGCAAGAAGTAAAAATTATTTGATTTTTAAAGATAAGATTGAAGAAATTAGTGATGAGATATATTTAGCAACAGATGATGGTTCTTTAGGTCACAAAGGTTTTGTCTCTGATGTTCTTAAGAGTATTTTGGACTCAGGAAAAAAAGTAGATAGAATTTGGGCTATAGGACCTACAATAATGATGAAAGTAATTTCAGAGTTAACAAAGCCTTACGGAATAAAGACAATTGTAAGTCTAAATCCCATAATGATTGATGGAACAGGAATGTGTGGAGGATGTAGAGTTAATATCGGAAATAAAACTATGTTTACTTGTGTTGATGGCCCAGAATTTGATGGACATCTTGTAAATTTTGATGAATTATTATTAAGATTAAAAACTTATAAAGAAGAAGAACAAACTGCATTAAAACTTTTAGAAGAAGGCGAGGGATCGAAAGTTGTTAGTAAGTAA
- a CDS encoding DUF4388 domain-containing protein produces MPLTGNLREFDLASLIQFISGKTETGILVIQRSYRNGNIYFKNGRVIHAQAGNLSGMDAFFDLFTWNEGNFEFKSGNLPNIPTSIDLSPEALILEAARVIDEWQSKRQQLKSLTCVPYFVNPEFAIPSAVQVLLLRKKPETMTYEEKERLILANIDGRRDFATVARMSGVVTLMAISVVLENISLGRLAIRDLVDLQEIIPELAGSVSSPFTPVQKMIKAIDGNRNLEEILLEIEEERGKIIPEFVSLVKARKIRIKKGMEYLNRLEQERLY; encoded by the coding sequence TTGCCATTAACAGGTAATTTGAGAGAGTTTGATCTTGCTTCATTAATTCAGTTTATAAGTGGTAAAACAGAAACAGGAATATTAGTTATACAAAGAAGCTATAGAAATGGAAATATTTATTTTAAAAATGGAAGAGTAATTCATGCCCAAGCAGGAAATTTATCAGGAATGGATGCTTTTTTTGATCTTTTCACATGGAACGAAGGAAATTTTGAGTTTAAATCTGGAAACTTACCTAATATACCTACATCTATAGATCTTTCTCCAGAAGCTCTAATATTAGAGGCTGCAAGAGTTATTGATGAATGGCAATCAAAAAGACAACAGCTTAAATCTCTAACTTGTGTTCCTTACTTTGTTAATCCCGAATTTGCTATTCCCTCTGCAGTTCAAGTTTTACTTCTTAGAAAAAAGCCTGAAACAATGACCTACGAAGAAAAGGAGAGATTAATTTTAGCTAATATAGATGGTAGAAGAGATTTTGCTACTGTTGCTCGAATGAGTGGTGTTGTTACGTTAATGGCAATAAGTGTTGTTTTAGAAAATATATCCTTAGGAAGATTAGCTATTAGAGATTTAGTTGACTTACAAGAAATTATCCCAGAACTTGCAGGGAGTGTAAGTTCTCCTTTTACACCTGTTCAAAAAATGATAAAAGCTATAGATGGAAATAGAAATCTTGAAGAGATCCTCTTGGAAATTGAGGAAGAAAGAGGTAAAATTATTCCGGAATTTGTAAGTCTTGTTAAAGCGAGAAAAATAAGAATTAAAAAAGGAATGGAATATCTTAACAGATTAGAACAAGAGAGGTTGTATTAA
- the gltA gene encoding NADPH-dependent glutamate synthase yields MLVSKKKTPIPEQDPKERIKNFDEVALGYTVDLALEEAERCLQCKDAPCIKGCPVNINIPEFIRLIREKKFDLAIKKIKEANNLPATTGRVCPQETQCEAFCTLKKIGEPVAIGRLERFVADFELQKGFETPKIERRNDKRIAVVGSGPAGLTCAGDLARMGFEVHIFEAFHEPGGVLIYGIPEFRLPKRIVRAEIEYVKSLGVKIFTNIIIGKTYTIDELLKEYHAVFIGAGAGTPQFLNIAGENLIGIYSANEFLTRVNLMKAYKFPEYDTPVKIGKKVGVIGGGNVAMDSARTALRLGAEEVHILYRRTEEEMPARYEEIVHAKEEGVIFNLLVSPIRFIGDEKGYVRAVELQKMTLGEPDNSGRKRPIPIPDSNYIFSLDMVIVAIGTVPNPLIAKTANDLTFTKHGTIVIDEKTGKTTKERVFAGGDIVTGSATVISAMGAGKIAAKSIMELLLNHNS; encoded by the coding sequence TTGTTAGTAAGTAAAAAGAAAACTCCAATTCCAGAGCAGGATCCGAAGGAGAGAATAAAAAACTTTGATGAGGTTGCTCTTGGATATACTGTTGACTTAGCATTGGAAGAAGCAGAAAGATGTCTTCAATGCAAAGATGCCCCATGTATAAAAGGTTGCCCTGTTAACATAAATATACCTGAATTTATAAGACTTATAAGAGAAAAAAAATTTGATTTGGCAATAAAAAAAATAAAAGAAGCAAATAATCTTCCAGCTACAACAGGAAGGGTTTGTCCTCAAGAAACTCAATGTGAAGCTTTTTGTACTCTTAAAAAAATTGGGGAACCTGTAGCTATAGGAAGATTAGAAAGATTTGTTGCAGACTTTGAATTACAAAAAGGATTTGAAACTCCTAAAATTGAGAGAAGAAACGATAAGAGAATAGCAGTTGTAGGATCTGGGCCTGCAGGTTTAACTTGTGCTGGAGACTTGGCAAGAATGGGATTTGAAGTTCATATTTTTGAAGCTTTTCATGAACCAGGAGGCGTTTTAATATATGGAATTCCAGAGTTTAGACTTCCAAAGAGAATTGTTCGAGCAGAAATAGAATATGTAAAAAGTCTTGGAGTGAAAATATTTACTAATATTATAATTGGAAAAACTTATACTATTGATGAATTATTAAAAGAATATCATGCTGTTTTTATTGGGGCAGGAGCAGGAACTCCTCAATTTTTAAATATTGCTGGAGAAAATCTTATAGGAATATACTCTGCAAATGAATTTCTAACAAGAGTAAATCTCATGAAAGCATACAAGTTTCCTGAATACGATACACCTGTAAAAATTGGAAAAAAAGTTGGTGTAATAGGCGGAGGAAATGTAGCAATGGACTCTGCGAGGACTGCATTAAGATTGGGAGCAGAAGAAGTACATATACTATATAGAAGAACTGAAGAGGAAATGCCAGCAAGATATGAAGAAATTGTTCATGCTAAAGAAGAGGGAGTTATTTTTAACCTTCTTGTATCCCCAATAAGATTTATTGGAGATGAAAAAGGATATGTTAGAGCAGTAGAGCTTCAGAAAATGACTTTAGGAGAACCTGATAACAGTGGAAGAAAAAGGCCAATTCCTATTCCAGATTCCAATTATATATTTTCCTTAGATATGGTGATTGTAGCTATAGGTACTGTTCCAAATCCATTGATTGCAAAAACTGCAAATGATTTAACCTTTACCAAACATGGAACAATAGTTATTGATGAAAAAACAGGAAAAACTACAAAAGAAAGGGTTTTTGCAGGAGGAGATATTGTCACTGGTTCTGCAACAGTTATAAGTGCTATGGGTGCTGGAAAAATCGCTGCAAAATCAATAATGGAATTGCTGTTGAATCATAATTCCTAA
- a CDS encoding amidohydrolase, whose amino-acid sequence MSERKILVIGNKIYTQDENNPEVNWILIKNDTIIDLGKGNPPISPNFNIFDFSSFYGLPGFIDSHVHLANTALTEIFLDLSSFTSIEDILKALEAIRDNTPKGEWIVAKEFDPQNVEEKRDINREELDKNFPFHPVFIIRKDSHSSIVNTLAEKLLDVPSLEEKEDNLLKARAHQIAIGKVYQKIDPSLLIKGIIKITRKAIEKGITTIHTLEGGYTSPPNTPNLLLGIEHYLPLQLVIYYQTTSISKVKSINLPRIGGCLLIDGSVSSKTAAFFEPYQGDENNYGILYWEPETLENFIKSAHNDGLQISFHAVGDRGIDLLLKAYKKILKNFPREDHRHRIEHFEYPRNEHIKLARDLGLNISVQPSFLHFWGGEEKLYENYLGKERAKRIIPLRELYDEGVILGGGSDSSITPLDPLLGIHSAINHPNPNESLNVFEAIRIFTYNGAYLAFLEKKKGSLAIGKIADIVFLNKDPFLVKPKDFYSSLEVVATISKGQLVYKKEDLRI is encoded by the coding sequence ATGTCAGAAAGGAAGATATTAGTTATTGGAAATAAAATTTATACTCAGGATGAAAATAATCCAGAGGTAAATTGGATTTTAATAAAAAATGATACTATAATTGATTTAGGAAAAGGAAATCCTCCTATTTCTCCTAATTTTAATATCTTTGATTTTTCTTCTTTTTATGGACTTCCTGGGTTTATTGATTCCCATGTTCATTTAGCAAATACAGCTCTTACTGAAATCTTTTTAGATCTTAGTAGCTTTACCTCCATAGAAGATATACTTAAAGCTCTAGAAGCAATAAGAGATAATACCCCAAAAGGAGAATGGATTGTCGCAAAAGAATTTGATCCTCAAAATGTTGAGGAAAAAAGAGATATAAATAGAGAAGAATTGGATAAAAATTTTCCCTTTCATCCTGTTTTTATTATAAGAAAGGACTCCCACTCAAGTATAGTAAATACATTAGCTGAAAAGCTCTTAGATGTTCCTTCTTTAGAGGAAAAAGAAGATAATTTATTAAAAGCAAGAGCTCACCAGATAGCTATAGGGAAAGTCTATCAAAAAATTGATCCGTCTCTTTTAATTAAAGGAATTATAAAGATAACAAGAAAGGCAATAGAAAAGGGAATAACTACTATTCATACATTAGAAGGAGGCTATACTTCTCCTCCTAATACTCCTAATCTCTTGTTGGGAATTGAACACTATCTACCACTACAGTTAGTAATTTATTATCAAACCACCTCTATTTCTAAAGTAAAGTCAATAAATCTTCCAAGAATTGGTGGCTGTCTTCTTATTGATGGATCTGTAAGTAGCAAAACTGCAGCCTTTTTTGAGCCCTATCAGGGAGATGAGAATAACTATGGAATATTATACTGGGAACCAGAAACTTTAGAAAATTTTATTAAGTCTGCTCATAATGATGGCCTTCAAATCTCTTTTCATGCTGTAGGAGATAGAGGAATAGATCTTCTTCTTAAGGCTTATAAAAAGATATTAAAAAACTTTCCAAGAGAAGATCATAGACATAGAATTGAGCATTTTGAATATCCAAGAAATGAACATATAAAACTTGCAAGAGATTTAGGATTAAACATCTCTGTTCAACCGAGTTTTTTACATTTTTGGGGAGGAGAAGAAAAGCTCTACGAAAATTATTTAGGAAAGGAAAGAGCAAAAAGAATAATTCCTTTAAGGGAATTATATGATGAAGGTGTAATTTTAGGAGGAGGATCAGATAGTTCTATTACCCCATTAGATCCACTATTAGGAATTCACTCCGCAATAAACCATCCAAATCCCAATGAAAGTTTGAATGTTTTCGAAGCGATTAGAATTTTTACATATAATGGAGCCTACTTAGCTTTTCTTGAAAAGAAAAAGGGTTCTTTAGCTATAGGAAAAATTGCAGATATAGTCTTTTTAAATAAAGATCCTTTTTTAGTAAAACCCAAGGATTTTTATTCATCTCTTGAAGTAGTTGCAACTATTTCTAAAGGACAATTGGTCTATAAAAAAGAAGATCTTAGAATTTGA
- a CDS encoding FAD-dependent oxidoreductase: MRYDVIIVGGGPAGIFSALTLINSQKSLKILLIEKGDLTNRRICPARIDHRTCILCSRCALVTGWGGAGAFSDGKLTFSTEVGGWLKDYIGEKRLLELMELVDKIYTSFGADQPLIKPDPEIFEKFQKKAISADLRLVYFSIKHLGTENCAPILLNMYEYLRDKIDIILNKQVAKLLVDKGKIYGVELENGEIYHSNFVIVAPGREGAKWLSEEGRRIGLSWSINPVDIGVRVEIPAIVMKDLTDHLYEAKFIYYTKTFDDKVRTFCMNPYGEVVMEQNEGIISVNGHSFAEKKTENTNFAVLVSKNFTEPFKDPISYGRAIGSLANLLSNGIILQRLGDLLAGRRSTWERLQKGMVIPTLKEAIPGDLSLVLPYRYLVNIIEMLQALDKVTPGVYSRHTLLYGVEVKFYSARVKLSPSLETEIKNLFAIGDGAGITRGLTQASCSGILVGQEILKRLSLPIPSFKF; this comes from the coding sequence ATGAGATATGATGTAATCATTGTAGGTGGAGGACCTGCGGGTATTTTTAGTGCCTTAACACTAATAAATTCCCAAAAGTCTTTAAAGATTTTATTAATAGAAAAAGGAGACCTAACAAATAGAAGAATTTGCCCTGCCCGAATTGATCATAGAACTTGTATATTATGTTCTCGATGCGCTTTAGTAACAGGTTGGGGTGGTGCGGGAGCTTTTAGTGATGGAAAGCTTACTTTTTCTACAGAAGTTGGTGGATGGCTTAAAGATTACATAGGTGAAAAAAGACTTTTGGAATTAATGGAATTAGTAGATAAAATATACACAAGTTTTGGTGCAGATCAACCCTTAATAAAGCCTGACCCAGAAATTTTCGAGAAATTTCAAAAGAAAGCAATTTCAGCAGATCTTAGGCTTGTTTATTTTTCTATTAAACATTTAGGAACAGAAAATTGTGCCCCAATTCTTTTGAACATGTATGAATATCTTAGAGATAAAATAGATATTATCTTAAATAAACAAGTAGCGAAATTATTAGTAGATAAAGGAAAAATTTATGGTGTAGAACTAGAAAATGGAGAGATTTACCATAGTAATTTTGTAATAGTAGCACCAGGAAGAGAAGGAGCAAAATGGCTAAGTGAAGAGGGAAGAAGGATTGGTCTTTCTTGGTCTATTAATCCTGTAGATATTGGAGTTAGAGTAGAAATTCCTGCAATAGTTATGAAGGATTTGACGGACCATTTGTATGAAGCAAAGTTTATATATTATACAAAAACCTTTGACGATAAAGTAAGAACTTTTTGTATGAATCCCTACGGTGAGGTAGTAATGGAACAGAATGAAGGGATAATATCTGTTAATGGTCATAGCTTTGCAGAAAAAAAGACAGAGAATACAAATTTTGCGGTTTTAGTTTCAAAGAATTTTACAGAACCTTTTAAAGATCCAATTTCATATGGAAGAGCAATTGGAAGTCTTGCAAATCTTCTTAGTAACGGTATTATTCTCCAAAGATTAGGAGATCTCCTCGCAGGAAGAAGATCTACATGGGAGAGATTACAAAAAGGAATGGTAATTCCAACTTTAAAAGAGGCAATTCCTGGAGATCTAAGCCTGGTTTTGCCTTACAGATATCTAGTTAATATTATTGAAATGCTTCAAGCTTTAGATAAAGTAACCCCTGGAGTTTACTCTCGTCATACTCTTTTATATGGTGTAGAAGTAAAGTTTTACTCTGCAAGAGTAAAACTTTCTCCATCGTTAGAGACAGAGATAAAAAATCTTTTTGCTATTGGAGATGGGGCGGGAATTACAAGAGGTTTAACACAAGCTTCCTGCTCTGGAATATTAGTAGGACAAGAAATTTTAAAAAGACTATCTCTTCCTATTCCTTCTTTCAAATTCTAA
- a CDS encoding GGDEF domain-containing protein, with translation MKINQLYFLFLSIILCVFLFIKTLWASLGGVALLIIMNLLYSKQSREKISKSLSENLIYDPITGLVNSVYFRHHLTEDFLKAKRMNKSLSILIFDIDHFKDINKNLGYRFGDLLLKEVANIVNSCIRTSDVFSYFGADDFGIILNDTDQKRGKMIGERIINKLTSSPIVISINNKEEKIHFTISMGGCSLSSDMETPLDLLDRARKNLEKAKNQGGNAFIFE, from the coding sequence ATGAAGATTAATCAACTTTATTTTCTTTTCTTATCTATAATTTTATGTGTTTTTTTATTTATAAAAACTTTATGGGCTTCCCTTGGAGGAGTAGCTTTATTAATAATTATGAACCTTCTATATTCTAAACAATCTAGAGAGAAAATATCTAAGTCCTTATCAGAAAACTTAATATATGATCCTATAACGGGATTAGTAAATTCTGTATATTTTAGGCATCATTTGACTGAAGACTTTTTAAAAGCAAAAAGAATGAATAAATCTCTATCTATATTAATTTTTGATATAGATCATTTTAAGGATATAAATAAAAATCTCGGATATCGTTTTGGTGATTTACTTTTAAAGGAAGTTGCTAATATTGTAAACTCGTGTATAAGGACTTCAGATGTATTTTCTTATTTTGGTGCCGATGATTTTGGAATAATACTAAATGATACCGATCAAAAGCGAGGAAAGATGATAGGAGAAAGAATAATCAATAAACTTACTTCTTCTCCTATAGTAATAAGTATTAATAATAAAGAAGAAAAAATTCATTTTACTATAAGCATGGGAGGATGTTCCTTATCTTCTGACATGGAAACCCCTTTGGATTTATTAGATAGAGCAAGAAAAAATTTGGAAAAAGCAAAGAACCAAGGGGGAAATGCTTTCATATTTGAATAA